From the Candidatus Peregrinibacteria bacterium genome, one window contains:
- a CDS encoding glycosyltransferase family 4 protein, with protein MILFHDIKTNQMPLLMLGWEFPPLHSGGLGVATRNIALSLSRRGVPVCFALPHFVHSQWRKKGGIEHEFEVASQNMNIEIARISSSIVTPYATVEGYSEWVREMGPTESMLYGKNLFAEIDRFSEEVARMAEKRSFNLVHAHDWITFPSAIRVKEKQGTPFVAHVHATELDRTGWNPNEEIYRRERAGMERADRILAVSRHTKNVIQKDYGIPEHKIGVVHNGAESVHHRLEYVSPRFRHQKTILFLGRLTVQKGPDWLIKIAKKVLEKDQNVQFLIAGTGHMLPQLLHEITTSGLSQHVIPLGFLNDSEREKAFKNTDLYIMPSVSEPFGLSAIEAAQRGIPVIMSKQSGAKEVLSNSLLADFWDVDKMAHLVLAALHYHPLHQTLSEKAHGEIKHLTWDRQAEKICHEYKALTSAF; from the coding sequence GTGATATTATTTCATGATATAAAAACAAATCAAATGCCACTCCTCATGCTTGGTTGGGAATTTCCACCGCTTCATTCTGGAGGACTCGGGGTTGCCACCCGGAATATCGCCCTCTCTCTTTCACGTCGCGGTGTTCCCGTATGCTTTGCTCTTCCTCATTTTGTTCATTCTCAATGGAGAAAAAAGGGAGGAATAGAGCACGAGTTTGAGGTCGCTTCTCAAAATATGAATATTGAGATTGCGCGTATTTCTTCTTCCATTGTTACTCCGTATGCCACAGTAGAAGGATATTCTGAATGGGTTCGAGAAATGGGACCCACAGAATCGATGCTCTACGGAAAAAATCTCTTTGCAGAAATTGATCGCTTTTCAGAAGAAGTCGCAAGGATGGCAGAGAAACGCTCGTTTAATCTTGTCCATGCGCATGACTGGATCACTTTTCCTAGTGCAATACGGGTGAAAGAAAAACAGGGAACTCCGTTTGTGGCGCATGTTCATGCTACAGAACTCGATCGAACAGGATGGAATCCAAATGAAGAAATTTATCGTCGAGAGCGTGCTGGCATGGAGCGAGCTGATCGCATTCTTGCAGTGAGTCGCCACACAAAAAATGTCATTCAAAAAGACTATGGCATTCCCGAGCATAAAATTGGTGTGGTTCATAACGGTGCCGAATCGGTACATCATCGTCTTGAGTATGTTTCTCCTCGGTTTCGTCACCAAAAAACCATTCTCTTTCTTGGGCGTCTAACAGTACAAAAGGGTCCCGATTGGCTCATAAAAATTGCAAAAAAAGTGCTCGAAAAAGATCAAAATGTACAATTTCTCATTGCCGGAACGGGGCACATGCTTCCACAGCTTCTTCACGAAATTACAACTTCTGGACTTTCTCAGCACGTTATTCCACTAGGGTTTCTCAATGATTCTGAACGAGAAAAAGCATTTAAAAATACCGATCTCTACATTATGCCGTCGGTTTCTGAGCCCTTTGGGCTTTCGGCAATTGAGGCGGCTCAACGCGGAATTCCTGTTATTATGAGTAAGCAATCTGGAGCAAAAGAAGTACTTTCGAACTCTCTTCTTGCAGATTTTTGGGATGTAGACAAAATGGCGCACCTTGTTCTTGCGGCGCTCCATTATCATCCGCTTCACCAAACTCTTTCAGAAAAAGCGCATGGAGAAATCAAACACTTGACGTGGGACAGGCAAGCAGAGAAAATTTGTCATGAATACAAAGCGCTGACTTCCGCGTTCTGA
- a CDS encoding transposase — MSVKYEDIYLKQYESPLDTQQCLKEHFYFYNNERPHQSLDYETPVKVYQFLENMGRARARASQIYCVRRPERSDNAM; from the coding sequence ATATCAGTAAAATATGAAGATATTTATCTCAAACAATATGAATCTCCACTGGACACACAACAGTGTCTCAAGGAACACTTTTATTTCTACAATAATGAACGGCCTCATCAATCTCTCGACTACGAAACTCCTGTAAAAGTCTATCAGTTTTTGGAAAATATGGGTCGAGCGAGGGCACGAGCGAGCCAGATATACTGTGTTAGGCGACCCGAACGAAGCGATAATGCAATGTAG
- a CDS encoding glycoside hydrolase family 15 protein translates to MPRSLVLGNGNVLVTFDNHLQLRDMYYPFVGQEDHTGYDNVHRVGFWVNGQFLWLDDPSWRITIDYEEGTLVGNGYAENYRLGIAVTFHDFVSLTEDIFFRSLEITNLSGEEKEVRVFFHHDFHIYGEKSKDTALYEPDLNSILHYRGRRYFLVGGQWGSGEQSNQYTMGEKALLFGHEGEGMGMDEYTVGKSKYHEKEGTFRDAEDGTLQKNPIDQGSVDSTVRFSIHISPGKTKQLFLWIAFGKTYQSVLKKNEHIREVGAERIRNHVRGYWREWLATFSGDISSLPSSVQHLFQKSLLILRTQIDNRGAILAANDSDVMATNRDNYSYMWPRDASLCAMTLAKVGFEEPCRNFFQFCEEIITPEGYFLHKYNPDGSLGSSWHPKIVNGEKRLPIQEDESALVLVALDQYFSSFHSLEVIQRFFPTLILPLGNWLQSYVDPSFSLPLPSYDLWEQSWATSSYTASCVYAGLLAAARLSEATGHQQSADSFRESATCLQTSIANHLFSSEQNRFLRSIEIRDGVITKKDDGIDSSLVFLWKMGVFAPDDPRIQSTMKVIHETLTIPGNIGGLARFARDPYQFDHQLSYERYTGNPWIITTLWEAEYRIKMAKTKDDLAEAEKTLLWATERASSAGMLPEQVHPETGEHLFVSPLTWSHATFIDTVLAFAEKAKKLKK, encoded by the coding sequence ATGCCACGATCTCTTGTTCTTGGAAACGGAAATGTTCTCGTTACCTTTGACAATCATCTTCAGCTTCGAGACATGTACTATCCTTTTGTTGGACAAGAAGATCATACTGGATACGACAATGTTCACAGAGTTGGATTTTGGGTAAATGGTCAATTTCTCTGGCTTGATGATCCTTCGTGGCGTATTACTATCGATTATGAAGAAGGAACTTTGGTTGGAAATGGATATGCAGAAAATTATCGTCTTGGAATTGCTGTTACCTTTCACGATTTTGTTTCGCTGACGGAAGACATTTTTTTTCGGTCGCTCGAAATTACGAATCTTTCGGGAGAAGAAAAAGAGGTGCGTGTTTTTTTTCATCACGATTTTCATATTTATGGAGAAAAGAGCAAAGACACAGCACTGTATGAGCCAGATTTAAACTCCATTTTGCATTATCGGGGTCGGCGATATTTTCTTGTTGGCGGACAATGGGGGAGTGGTGAACAATCAAATCAGTATACTATGGGAGAAAAGGCGCTCCTTTTTGGTCACGAAGGAGAGGGAATGGGAATGGATGAATATACGGTAGGGAAGAGTAAATATCACGAAAAAGAGGGAACATTTCGCGATGCGGAAGACGGCACACTTCAGAAGAATCCTATCGATCAGGGGTCGGTCGATTCTACAGTTCGATTTTCGATACACATTTCTCCTGGAAAAACGAAACAGCTTTTTCTGTGGATTGCTTTTGGAAAAACCTACCAATCGGTTCTTAAGAAAAATGAGCATATTCGTGAGGTTGGTGCTGAGCGCATTCGGAACCATGTTCGCGGGTATTGGCGCGAATGGCTTGCGACGTTTTCTGGAGATATCTCTTCTCTTCCGAGTTCTGTTCAGCATCTCTTTCAAAAAAGTCTCCTTATTCTTCGGACACAAATTGATAATCGAGGAGCCATTTTAGCGGCGAATGATTCTGATGTTATGGCGACAAATCGTGATAATTACAGCTATATGTGGCCACGCGATGCGTCACTTTGCGCTATGACACTTGCAAAAGTTGGCTTTGAAGAGCCGTGTCGGAATTTTTTTCAGTTTTGTGAAGAGATTATCACTCCCGAAGGATATTTTCTCCACAAGTACAATCCCGATGGTTCCCTTGGTTCTTCGTGGCATCCAAAAATAGTAAACGGTGAAAAAAGACTCCCAATTCAAGAAGACGAGTCTGCTCTTGTACTTGTGGCACTTGATCAGTATTTTTCCTCTTTTCATTCGCTTGAAGTAATTCAGCGATTTTTTCCAACGCTCATTCTCCCCCTTGGAAATTGGCTACAGAGTTATGTTGATCCCAGTTTTTCTCTTCCGCTTCCATCATACGATTTATGGGAACAGAGTTGGGCAACATCAAGTTATACCGCTTCGTGTGTGTACGCTGGGCTTCTCGCCGCCGCGCGTCTTTCGGAAGCGACAGGGCATCAGCAGAGTGCAGATTCTTTTCGGGAATCGGCGACGTGTTTACAAACATCTATAGCGAATCACCTTTTTTCTTCTGAACAGAATCGTTTTCTTCGAAGTATCGAAATTCGAGATGGCGTTATTACCAAAAAAGATGATGGCATCGATTCCTCACTTGTGTTTCTTTGGAAAATGGGGGTTTTTGCGCCGGATGATCCGCGGATTCAAAGCACAATGAAGGTGATACACGAAACGCTTACCATTCCGGGAAACATTGGTGGACTTGCACGATTCGCACGCGATCCGTATCAGTTCGATCACCAGCTTTCTTATGAACGATACACAGGAAATCCTTGGATTATTACTACTCTTTGGGAAGCGGAATATCGTATTAAAATGGCAAAAACAAAAGACGATCTTGCCGAAGCAGAAAAAACGCTTTTGTGGGCAACCGAGCGAGCGAGTAGCGCAGGAATGCTTCCCGAGCAAGTGCATCCCGAAACTGGAGAACACCTCTTTGTTTCTCCGCTCACATGGAGTCATGCTACTTTTATTGATACCGTGCTGGCATTTGCAGAGAAGGCAAAAAAACTGAAGAAATAG
- a CDS encoding glycosyltransferase family 39 protein encodes MLIFWGIFLRWNAISVASLWMDEGYSFLAADTFRKTLGITLETGFKYGKNSMLFHALQAGSMSLFGISEWALRLPSFLFGVLLILLSFFGMRKLFPKSILPFVFAVAIAFSSWEIVWSIQGRMYQMLQTLFLVSSLFSLEILFGYENALSLLFLFTLRLVYTSIRKHSLSLVFSRFGNSKRKFFFSSTFFCCVQTMGSAHSLFLSYSSFSLLEI; translated from the coding sequence TTGCTCATTTTTTGGGGCATTTTTTTGCGTTGGAACGCCATTTCTGTGGCTTCGCTTTGGATGGATGAGGGATATTCATTCCTTGCCGCAGACACCTTTCGAAAAACTCTTGGTATAACGCTAGAAACCGGCTTTAAATATGGAAAAAACAGCATGCTCTTTCATGCGTTGCAGGCAGGAAGCATGAGTCTTTTTGGTATATCGGAATGGGCATTGCGACTCCCCTCTTTTTTGTTTGGAGTTCTCCTTATTCTCTTGTCGTTCTTTGGAATGCGAAAGCTTTTTCCAAAAAGCATACTTCCTTTTGTTTTTGCAGTTGCCATTGCGTTTTCTTCGTGGGAAATCGTGTGGTCGATACAGGGAAGAATGTACCAAATGCTTCAGACCCTTTTTTTGGTCTCCTCTCTTTTTTCTCTGGAGATCCTTTTCGGATACGAGAATGCTCTTTCCCTTCTTTTTCTTTTCACTTTGCGCCTCGTTTACACATCCATTCGGAAGCATTCTCTTTCCCTTGTTTTTTCTCGTTTTGGGAATTCGAAGAGGAAATTCTTTTTTTCTTCCACCTTTTTTTGCTGTGTACAGACGATGGGTTCAGCTCACTCTCTTTTTCTTTCTTATTCTTCTTTTTCTCTTCTGGAAATTTGA
- a CDS encoding HlyC/CorC family transporter yields MDPEDPSLFSFLVLFVLLLFSGFFSGSEVSLVSVSKARARSFVVQKKRGAHALEFLKNHPDRLLITILIGNNLVNILIPVLSTVLFTQLFGNTVIGLMTGILTLILLLFGEVLPKSFAQKHADPIALLTAPIIYWLSQIFLPLIWPLEKLIHSLSKNKSPEKIFSDEELLALAEIGEREGALEADERERIENVLEFGETTAEEVMTPRPNMDALSDDTTLEEAIRFFLEKTHSRIPVFSETIDRITSIITLKNILKYEQSFPTHTEICDLPKNPPLTVPVSMLLEDVMKEMKWRRTHMAIVIDEHGGTAGLVTLEDLLEEVFGEIEDETDKKEEEIRQLPDGSFLVSGNAYLEDIQEATGLEVPGEEADRIAKAILENIGRFPKRGETIHLTPQIYAVIEKMDGHKIRSLRLFSEKKHVRKKK; encoded by the coding sequence ATGGATCCGGAAGACCCTTCGTTATTCTCTTTCCTTGTTCTCTTTGTCCTTCTCCTCTTTTCTGGATTCTTTTCTGGATCAGAGGTCTCGCTCGTCTCTGTTTCAAAAGCAAGAGCACGTTCTTTTGTGGTGCAAAAAAAACGAGGAGCGCATGCACTTGAATTTCTTAAAAATCATCCAGATAGGCTTCTTATTACCATTCTTATTGGAAACAACCTCGTCAATATTCTTATTCCCGTTCTCTCTACTGTTCTTTTTACACAACTCTTTGGAAATACTGTTATTGGTCTTATGACCGGAATTTTAACACTTATCCTCCTTCTTTTTGGTGAAGTTCTTCCAAAATCATTTGCCCAAAAACACGCCGATCCCATTGCGCTCCTCACTGCTCCCATCATCTACTGGCTTTCACAAATTTTCTTGCCACTTATATGGCCACTCGAAAAACTCATTCATTCTCTCAGTAAAAACAAAAGCCCTGAAAAAATTTTTTCCGATGAAGAGCTCCTTGCACTTGCGGAAATTGGAGAACGAGAAGGCGCGCTTGAGGCAGATGAACGAGAGCGCATTGAAAATGTATTAGAATTTGGAGAAACCACTGCCGAAGAGGTAATGACACCTCGTCCAAACATGGATGCTCTTTCAGATGATACAACGCTTGAAGAAGCAATTCGGTTTTTTCTTGAAAAAACTCATAGTCGTATTCCGGTTTTTTCGGAAACAATCGATCGCATTACAAGTATTATAACTCTGAAAAACATTTTGAAATACGAACAGAGCTTTCCAACACACACAGAAATTTGTGACCTTCCTAAAAATCCGCCACTCACTGTTCCTGTCAGCATGCTCCTCGAAGACGTGATGAAAGAGATGAAGTGGAGAAGAACACACATGGCAATTGTCATTGACGAACACGGAGGAACCGCGGGGCTCGTGACACTCGAAGATCTTCTGGAAGAAGTATTTGGAGAAATAGAAGACGAAACCGACAAAAAAGAAGAAGAAATTCGACAACTTCCCGATGGAAGTTTTCTTGTTTCAGGAAATGCCTATTTAGAAGATATTCAAGAAGCAACAGGATTAGAAGTTCCCGGAGAAGAAGCAGATCGCATTGCAAAGGCAATTCTCGAGAATATCGGACGATTTCCAAAACGCGGAGAAACGATTCATCTTACTCCACAAATATATGCTGTTATTGAAAAAATGGATGGACATAAAATTCGCTCTTTACGCCTTTTCTCAGAAAAAAAACATGTAAGAAAGAAAAAATAA
- a CDS encoding glycosyltransferase family 2 protein — MKDKNYFVSVVVPLFEEAENVQELHKKIVVALTKWGKPFEIIFVDDGSFDATSKICRELSPLTLIRFRKNAGQTAAFDAGIHSAKGEYIVTMDGDLQNDPEDIPRLFHHLEKNSLDVVSGWRVYRKDPFLKRFFSRGAHFLRHILLRDGIHDSGCSLKIYKRECFEGLRLYGEIHRFIPALLKMRGFRIGELPVSHYPRKNGQTKYNWKRAFKGLLDMFVVWFWQKYFRRPLHFLGGVGLLLWFFGFLCLLFILFLKISQGNDLSDNALTTLALFCFFFGLQFLFLGVLFDAIIKIYYSRSEETPYFIAERRENEKEEDVNH, encoded by the coding sequence ATGAAGGATAAAAACTATTTTGTATCGGTTGTCGTTCCGCTTTTTGAAGAGGCGGAAAATGTGCAGGAACTTCATAAAAAAATTGTGGTTGCCCTTACGAAATGGGGAAAACCGTTCGAAATTATTTTTGTAGATGATGGCTCTTTCGATGCGACATCTAAAATTTGCCGAGAGCTTTCTCCACTCACACTTATCCGTTTTCGGAAAAATGCGGGGCAGACTGCCGCGTTTGATGCTGGTATTCACTCTGCGAAAGGAGAGTATATTGTCACTATGGATGGAGATCTCCAAAACGATCCAGAGGATATTCCGCGGCTTTTTCATCATCTCGAAAAAAATTCTCTCGATGTGGTTTCTGGTTGGCGTGTGTACCGGAAAGATCCATTTTTGAAACGATTTTTTTCTCGTGGGGCGCATTTTCTTCGTCACATTCTTCTGCGAGACGGTATTCATGATTCTGGATGTTCACTTAAAATCTACAAGCGAGAGTGCTTTGAAGGATTACGCCTCTATGGAGAAATACACCGGTTTATTCCGGCGCTTCTGAAAATGCGCGGATTTCGTATTGGAGAACTTCCTGTGTCGCATTATCCACGTAAGAATGGGCAAACGAAATATAATTGGAAACGAGCATTTAAAGGGCTTCTTGACATGTTTGTCGTGTGGTTTTGGCAGAAATATTTTCGACGTCCACTTCATTTTTTGGGAGGAGTTGGACTCCTCCTCTGGTTTTTTGGCTTTCTTTGTCTACTCTTTATTCTCTTCCTCAAGATTTCGCAAGGAAACGATCTTTCTGACAATGCCCTCACGACACTCGCCCTTTTTTGTTTCTTTTTTGGACTTCAATTTCTTTTTCTTGGAGTGCTCTTTGATGCGATCATAAAAATTTATTATTCCCGTTCAGAAGAAACTCCCTATTTTATTGCTGAGAGACGGGAAAATGAAAAAGAAGAAGACGTGAATCATTAG
- a CDS encoding dihydroorotate dehydrogenase electron transfer subunit: MNAVFSPQSATILRTEELNKSTRLFVLDISFGAKPGQFVNIWIPNLDEKPFSVASDDGKTMSIVVSAVGPFSTAFFEKNSGEKVGIRGPFGNTFSVQKNKKIVLVGGGFGTAPLHFLGTKSQAEECKITAIIGARTKDLLLFTDWCEKSGFRTLCTTNDGSAGTEGLVTNVLEKLLETEKIDLVQSCGPEKMMEAVAKLCQSKGVPSELSLERYMKCGFGLCGQCSCDGTLVCREGTVFSGEKALSLQDFGKFHRDAEGRKRYW, from the coding sequence ATGAATGCTGTTTTTTCTCCACAGTCGGCAACTATTCTTCGCACAGAGGAGCTCAATAAGAGTACGCGACTCTTTGTGCTCGATATTTCTTTTGGCGCAAAGCCAGGACAGTTTGTAAATATTTGGATTCCAAACCTTGATGAAAAGCCGTTTTCTGTAGCAAGTGATGATGGCAAAACGATGAGTATTGTTGTTTCTGCGGTTGGACCTTTCTCAACTGCTTTTTTCGAAAAAAATTCAGGAGAAAAAGTGGGCATTCGTGGTCCTTTTGGAAATACATTTTCCGTTCAAAAGAACAAAAAAATTGTTCTTGTCGGAGGTGGCTTTGGAACTGCACCTCTCCATTTTTTAGGAACAAAATCACAAGCAGAAGAATGTAAAATTACTGCTATTATTGGTGCTCGTACAAAAGACCTTCTTCTTTTTACTGATTGGTGCGAGAAGTCTGGTTTTCGCACACTTTGCACGACAAATGATGGTTCTGCCGGAACAGAAGGATTGGTAACCAATGTTTTGGAAAAGCTTCTTGAGACGGAAAAAATTGATCTTGTTCAGTCGTGTGGACCAGAAAAGATGATGGAGGCAGTGGCAAAACTCTGCCAGTCAAAAGGTGTTCCTTCGGAGCTTTCCCTCGAACGCTACATGAAATGCGGATTTGGACTCTGCGGACAGTGTTCGTGCGATGGGACCCTTGTCTGCCGAGAGGGGACTGTTTTTTCTGGCGAAAAGGCACTCTCTTTACAAGATTTTGGAAAATTTCACCGCGATGCAGAAGGACGAAAGAGGTATTGGTAA
- the murB gene encoding UDP-N-acetylmuramate dehydrogenase, whose product MKMRHDVPLSQFSTFRIGGPADFLIFAETKDHVEEALQFAEEKHLPVFFLGGGSNVLFSDFGFRGLVICLKNRNVIEESPGIFCVEAGVPNVLFYAYAKERHRDFSPFFTIPGTIGGAIAGNAGVPQGEIKDVLLSAEVFHISQKKWEEVSTSFFRFSYRHSCFHEDPALCKEILIWSARVSLPEKLPNEIEQTAHAFLQKRKETQPWGMTGGSFFRNPSEGAAGFFLEQSGMKGQQVGDAFFSEKHANFLMNAGRATQRDIIDLAKMGISAVWKSFSILLSPEVRILDEFGNEVPLSLEHL is encoded by the coding sequence ATGAAGATGCGCCACGATGTTCCGCTCTCTCAGTTTTCTACCTTTCGTATTGGTGGTCCGGCGGACTTTTTGATATTTGCAGAGACGAAAGATCATGTAGAGGAAGCCCTTCAATTTGCTGAAGAGAAGCATCTTCCTGTGTTTTTTTTGGGTGGAGGAAGCAACGTGCTTTTTTCTGATTTTGGTTTTCGTGGACTCGTTATTTGTCTTAAAAATCGAAATGTAATCGAAGAATCGCCTGGGATTTTTTGTGTTGAAGCAGGAGTACCAAATGTTCTTTTTTACGCTTATGCAAAAGAGCGACACCGCGATTTTTCCCCATTTTTTACCATTCCCGGAACCATTGGTGGTGCCATTGCTGGAAATGCAGGAGTGCCTCAAGGGGAAATAAAAGACGTTCTTCTTTCTGCGGAGGTATTTCACATTTCCCAAAAGAAATGGGAAGAAGTGTCCACTTCCTTCTTTCGTTTTTCGTATCGTCATTCCTGTTTTCATGAAGATCCTGCTCTTTGTAAAGAAATCCTTATTTGGTCAGCTCGGGTTTCGCTTCCGGAAAAATTGCCAAATGAAATAGAACAGACAGCACATGCTTTTCTTCAGAAGCGAAAAGAAACTCAACCATGGGGAATGACTGGTGGTAGTTTTTTTCGAAATCCTTCAGAAGGAGCTGCCGGTTTTTTCTTGGAACAATCGGGAATGAAGGGGCAGCAAGTTGGAGATGCATTTTTTTCTGAAAAACACGCTAATTTTCTTATGAATGCGGGAAGAGCAACACAACGAGATATTATTGATCTCGCCAAAATGGGAATATCTGCGGTTTGGAAAAGCTTTTCTATATTGCTCTCTCCTGAGGTTCGTATTCTCGATGAATTTGGAAACGAAGTTCCTCTTTCGCTAGAACATTTATAG
- a CDS encoding FAD-binding protein, which translates to MNMREAVPLRQFSVFQVGGPADYFVQIKERNDLLNAIEFSEKKKLPIFVMGDATNILFSEKGFRGLVIKMENDKVHEEKREAFFVESGKRNSILCQELQEKGRDFSSFFTVPGTIGGAIAGNAGLWGASIEQYLEEVEVCDVREKKFRKIPADFFRFEHRRTVFHDEPDLRGRVVIWSAVLRFPKGSPKDIFERAESILNMRREEDAWGERGGSIFRSLPDGDIRVYLDLFRGKQWENISVSEKNPNFFRNEGGALQKDFLLVAREIAVEVDRVYGIRLQTEVRIIDEFGLEIPLFKDDIHKGLQCTYTISSLEVPLL; encoded by the coding sequence ATGAATATGAGAGAGGCTGTTCCATTACGGCAGTTTTCGGTATTTCAAGTGGGGGGACCTGCTGATTATTTTGTTCAAATAAAAGAACGCAACGATCTTCTCAATGCTATAGAATTTTCCGAGAAGAAAAAACTCCCCATTTTTGTTATGGGAGATGCAACCAATATTCTCTTTTCTGAAAAAGGATTTCGAGGACTCGTTATAAAAATGGAAAATGATAAGGTTCATGAAGAAAAAAGAGAAGCATTTTTTGTGGAATCGGGAAAGAGAAACAGCATTCTTTGCCAAGAACTTCAGGAGAAAGGGCGTGATTTTTCAAGTTTTTTTACCGTCCCCGGAACCATTGGCGGTGCTATTGCTGGAAATGCGGGGCTTTGGGGAGCGAGTATCGAGCAATATCTTGAGGAGGTTGAAGTTTGTGATGTGCGAGAGAAAAAATTCCGAAAAATTCCGGCAGATTTCTTTCGTTTTGAGCATCGGAGAACCGTTTTTCACGATGAACCAGATTTACGAGGAAGGGTCGTTATTTGGTCCGCTGTATTACGCTTTCCAAAGGGGTCTCCCAAAGATATTTTCGAGCGAGCAGAGTCTATTCTTAATATGCGTCGAGAAGAAGACGCATGGGGAGAGAGAGGAGGAAGTATTTTTCGAAGCCTTCCCGATGGGGATATTCGCGTGTATCTTGATCTTTTTCGAGGAAAACAGTGGGAAAACATCTCTGTTTCTGAGAAAAATCCAAATTTTTTTCGAAATGAAGGAGGTGCTCTCCAGAAAGATTTTCTTTTGGTAGCTCGAGAGATTGCTGTGGAAGTTGATCGTGTCTATGGAATCCGTTTGCAAACAGAAGTACGAATTATTGATGAGTTTGGTCTTGAGATTCCTCTTTTTAAGGATGATATCCACAAGGGTCTTCAATGTACATACACGATTTCTTCATTGGAAGTCCCCTTACTATGA
- a CDS encoding alpha-amylase codes for MSKETPHKAVCLYFQVHQPFRLREVSFFEDHPQDIFRGPDEYKNEDIFNKVADKCYLPATKLFLHLAETRPEFRVSFSLSGVFLEQCDLFPAKGKEILRLFQQLAKTGKCEFLSETYAHSLSFLYSKEEYAEQILLHRKAVEERFGVKPTVFRNTELIYRNDIGEFIRQMGFSGMIVEGWDHYLHGSNPHDVRVATPMEIHKEDERIAQKYAISKKLQKTLPLLLKSYQFSDDVAFRFGNKTWEEWPLTTGKYAGWLDAVYGETINLFMDYETIGEHQWEDTGIFSFFEHLPHELAARGIGFRTPSETIAQCDHRAEYNVPHFLSWADTERDLSAWVENGIQHSALEELGRLEQLVHDLKTSKKPEVLELLDAFRKIQTSDHLYYMCTKYWSDGDVHKYFSPYESPYEAYITFMNAMRSLHSRAKHLREAEGFSPL; via the coding sequence ATGTCAAAAGAGACTCCGCACAAGGCGGTCTGCCTCTATTTTCAGGTCCACCAACCCTTTCGTTTGCGAGAGGTTTCATTTTTCGAAGATCATCCGCAGGATATTTTCCGTGGACCAGATGAATATAAAAACGAGGATATTTTTAACAAGGTTGCCGATAAGTGCTATCTTCCGGCGACAAAACTTTTTCTCCATCTCGCAGAAACACGTCCTGAATTTCGTGTCTCTTTTTCACTCTCGGGGGTATTTCTTGAGCAGTGCGACCTTTTTCCCGCAAAAGGAAAAGAGATTTTACGCCTCTTTCAACAGCTCGCGAAAACGGGGAAATGTGAATTTCTTTCGGAAACTTACGCCCATTCTCTTTCTTTTCTCTACTCCAAAGAGGAGTACGCAGAACAAATTCTTCTCCACCGAAAGGCAGTGGAAGAGCGTTTTGGCGTAAAACCAACTGTTTTCCGAAATACAGAACTTATCTATCGCAATGATATTGGCGAATTTATCCGACAAATGGGATTTTCGGGAATGATTGTTGAAGGTTGGGATCACTACCTGCATGGCTCTAATCCACACGATGTTCGTGTAGCAACGCCTATGGAAATCCACAAGGAAGACGAAAGAATCGCTCAGAAGTACGCTATTTCCAAAAAATTACAGAAAACACTTCCACTTCTTTTGAAGAGCTATCAGTTTTCTGATGATGTTGCGTTCCGTTTTGGAAATAAGACATGGGAAGAGTGGCCACTCACCACCGGAAAATATGCCGGTTGGCTTGATGCGGTATATGGCGAAACCATTAATCTCTTTATGGATTACGAAACCATTGGGGAGCACCAGTGGGAAGACACGGGAATTTTCTCGTTTTTTGAGCATCTTCCGCATGAACTTGCGGCACGTGGTATCGGATTTCGAACACCATCCGAAACGATAGCGCAGTGTGATCATCGTGCGGAGTACAATGTTCCACACTTTCTTTCGTGGGCAGATACAGAACGAGATCTCTCTGCATGGGTTGAGAATGGCATTCAGCATTCTGCACTCGAGGAACTTGGACGACTTGAACAGCTTGTTCATGATCTGAAGACCTCAAAAAAACCAGAAGTTTTAGAACTTCTCGACGCTTTTCGAAAAATCCAAACCTCCGATCATCTCTACTATATGTGTACGAAATATTGGAGTGATGGTGATGTTCACAAGTACTTTTCTCCCTACGAATCACCGTATGAGGCATACATCACCTTTATGAATGCTATGCGTTCGCTTCATTCTCGTGCGAAACATCTTCGAGAGGCAGAAGGTTTTTCTCCGCTCTAA